The candidate division WOR-3 bacterium genome includes a window with the following:
- a CDS encoding divalent-cation tolerance protein CutA, with protein MEKYLQLATTTPRRSVARRIARALVDSRLAACVQIVGPIESVYRWQGKIETASEWLCLIKTTRARLRAIAAMVQKHHPYDTPELVALPISAGSRRYLEWLAAAVRSPATQPTSARRSSCR; from the coding sequence ATGGAGAAGTATCTCCAACTGGCCACCACCACGCCCCGCCGTAGTGTCGCCCGCCGCATCGCTCGAGCGCTGGTCGACAGCCGCCTGGCTGCGTGTGTCCAGATCGTCGGACCAATTGAGAGCGTCTACCGCTGGCAGGGCAAGATTGAGACGGCGAGTGAGTGGCTCTGTCTCATCAAGACGACCCGGGCGCGATTACGAGCGATCGCGGCGATGGTTCAGAAGCACCACCCCTATGACACTCCGGAACTGGTCGCGCTGCCGATTTCCGCCGGCAGCCGGCGCTATCTCGAGTGGCTCGCGGCGGCCGTACGTTCACCGGCCACGCAGCCGACGTCCGCGAGGAGGTCGTCTTGTCGATAA